A window from Fragaria vesca subsp. vesca linkage group LG5, FraVesHawaii_1.0, whole genome shotgun sequence encodes these proteins:
- the LOC101303232 gene encoding probable DEAD-box ATP-dependent RNA helicase 48-like: protein MSSALLERPRIFPKLLYRLLLTQNMGGGPRTFPGGVTKWKWKRMHEKRAKDKERRLLDQEKQLYEARLRSQIRAELVAKPDPFPDPAHHRPMDPDRHVKSLADRFMKHGAEDLWNENDGPLHAPHAPPPQQQQPVRAGSIPVDLRRLIPKGRNLAGNERSLSSYVSTRSYSVHRFRRNDDSSDDSDFDSDNEAMQPFWEGRNGSEGAKSERSLRKFGSSASLGKYDRKVIKRRVPLNAVEEVCDDFVQQVESIRYELSRKKDAENEREESVEEGSVLSEKRFDECGISPFTVKALSSAGYVRMTRVQEAALSACLEGKDVLVKAKTGTGKTAAFLLPAIEAVVKGMAGNTNQRVSPIFVLILCPTRELASQIAAETNVLLKYHEGIGMQTLVGGTRFKEDQKRLESNPCQIIVATPGRLLDHIENRSGLSVRLMGLKMLILDEAGHLLDLGFRKDIEKIVDCLPRKRQSLLFTATLPKEVRRISQLVLKKDHAFIDTVGLGSVETHAKVKQSYLVAPHDLHFQIVHHLLKEHIWQSPDYKVIVFCTTGMVTSLLYILLREMKMNVREIHSRKPQLYRTRVSEEFKESKQMILVTSDVSARGMNYPDVTLVIQVGIPADREQYIHRLGRTGREGKEGEGILLLAPWEEYFLDALKDLPLEKFPSVRLDPGTKLKIEDSMTKVDSSVKEAAYHAWLGYYNSIRETGRDKTTLVEQANLFCQSIGLQNPPSLFRKTALKMGLKDIPGIKIRK from the exons ATGTCCTCCGCCCTCCTCGAACGCCCCAGAATCTTCCCGAAGCTTCTATACCGGCTCCTCCTCACCCAAAACATGGGCGGCGGGCCCCGCACCTTCCCCGGCGGCGTCACCAAGTGGAAATGGAAGCGCATGCACGAGAAGCGCGCCAAGGACAAAGAGAGGCGCCTCCTCGACCAAGAGAAGCAGCTCTACGAGGCCCGCCTCCGCTCCCAAATCCGGGCCGAGCTCGTCGCCAAACCCGACCCGTTTCCCGACCCGGCTCACCACCGCCCCATGGACCCCGACCGCCACGTCAAATCCCTCGCCGATCGCTTCATGAAGCACGGCGCCGAGGATCTCTGGAACGAGAACGACGGCCCACTCCACGCGCCCCACGCGCCGCCTCCTCAGCAGCAGCAGCCGGTACGAGCGGGGTCAATTCCGGTTGACCTGAGGAGGCTGATACCGAAAGGTCGAAACTTGGCGGGAAATGAGAGGAGTTTGAGTAGCTATGTTAGCACTAGGAGCTATTCTGTGCATAGGTTTAGGAGGAACGATGATTCGAGTGATGATTCGGATTTCGATTCCGATAATGAGGCAATGCAGCCGTTTTGGGAGGGGAGGAATGGGAGCGAGGGTGCGAAATCGGAGAGGAGTTTGAGGAAATTTGGGAGTAGTGCTTCGTTGGGGAAGTATGATAGGAAGGTGATTAAGAGGAGAGTGCCTCTTAATGCAGTGGAAGAGGTGTGTGATGATTTCGTGCAGCAGGTGGAGTCGATTAGGTATGAGTTGAGTAGGAAAAAGGATGCCGAGAATGAAAGAGAGGAGAGTGTAGAGGAGGGGTCGGTTTTGAGTGAGAAGAG GTTTGATGAGTGTGGAATATCTCCGTTTACAGTGAAGGCGTTGTCTTCTGCTGGGTATGTTCGGATGACTAGAGTTCAGGAGGCTGCTCTTTCGGCTTGCCTTGAGG GAAAAGATGTTTTGGTCAAAGCTAAAACTGGCACGGGCAAAACTGCTGCCTTTTTG CTTCCTGCTATTGAAGCAGTTGTGAAGGGTATGGCTGGCAATACCAATCAACGGGTGTCTCCAATCTTTGTTCTTATCCTTTGCCCCACTAGAGAACTTGCAAGTCAGATAGCTGCAGAAACAAATGTCTTGTTGAAGTACCATGAGGGCATAGGCATGCAAACGTTAGTTGGGGGCACAAGATTCAAAGAGGACCAGAAACGTCTAGAATCAAATCCATGCCAG ATAATAGTTGCAACTCCTGGTAGGTTGCTGGACCACATCGAGAATAGGTCTGGCTTGTCAGTGCGATTGATGGGACTGAAAATGTTAATACTTGATGAAGCTGGCCACTTACTAGACCTAGGATTTCGGAAGGACATAGAGAAAATTGTCGATTGTTTGCCTCGTAAGAGGCAGTCCTTGCTCTTTACTGCAACACTGCCAAAAGAG GTTCGCCGCATATCACAGCTTGTTTTGAAAAAAGATCATGCTTTCATTGACACAGTGGGATTGGGCAGTGTGGAAACTCATGCTAAG GTTAAGCAGTCATATCTTGTTGCACCACATGACTTGCATTTTCAGATAGTTCACCATCTGTTGAAGGAGCATATCTGGCAATCACCTGATTATAAG GTTATTGTTTTCTGTACAACTGGAATGGTAACATCCCTCCTCTACATTCTTCTCCGCGAAATGAAAATGAATGTTAGGGAGATACATTCTAGAAAGCCTCAGCTGTATCGAACTCGTGTCTCTGAGGAATTTAAGGAATCAAAGCAAATGATTCTTGTTACCTCTGATGTATCAGCTCGTGGAATGAACTATCCTGATGTTACATTGGTCATTCAG GTGGGTATTCCAGCTGACCGGGAACAATATATACACCGTCTCGGAAGAACAGGACGGGAAGGCAAAGAAGGAGAAGGCATATTGTTGCTTGCGCCATGGGAGGAGTATTTTCTGGATGCATTAAAAGATTTGCCCCTTGAAAAATTTCCTTCAGTGCGATTGGATCCAGGCACTAAACTCAAG ATTGAGGACTCAATGACCAAGGTAGACAGTAGTGTTAAGGAAGCCGCCTATCATGCTTGGCTTGGCTACTACAACTCGATCAGGGAAACTGGTAGGGATAAAACTACACTTGTTGAGCAAGCCAACCTCTTTTGTCAGTCAATTGGTTTGCAAAATCCTCCTTCTCTCTTTAGAAAGACAGCATTGAAGATGGGTTTGAAAGATATTCCTGGCATAAAAATACGGAAGTAG
- the LOC101296098 gene encoding short-chain dehydrogenase/reductase 2b-like encodes MEETTINFGSKKIAVVTGANKGIGLEISKQLAAKGVGVVLTARDVKRGTEAAENLKASGFSDVVFHQLDVTEPTTIASLANFLETQFGKLDILVNNAGVVGSVYLTADYDPVQTYETARDCLKTNYYGLKQLTEALVPLLQKSEAARIVNVSSGLGQLRNIGNEKAKKELGDADNLNEEKVDKLVEEFLEDVKQDSIESKGWPLSISAYIVSKAALNAYTRLLAKKYPHIAINAVGPGYTKTDLNNNSGILTVEEAAVGPVRLALIAETRISGLFFNRNEESTFD; translated from the exons ATGGAGGAAACTACCATCAATTTTGGGTCTAAGAA GATTGCAGTTGTTACTGGAGCCAACAAAGGGATTGGACTTGAGATTAGCAAGCAATTAGCTGCTAAAGGAGTTGGGGTGGTATTAACAGCAAGAGATGTGAAGAGAGGAACAGAAGCTGCTGAAAATCTTAAGGCTTCTGGGTTCTCTGATGTGGTATTTCATCAGCTAGATGTAACAGAGCCGACTACTATTGCTTCTTTGGCAAACTTTCTTGAAACGCAATTTGGAAAGCTTGACATATTG GTTAACAATGCAGGAGTCGTTGGATCTGTATACCTCACAGCCGACTAT GATCCAGTGCAAACATACGAGACAGCGAGGGATTGTTTGAAAACAAACTATTATGGGCTCAAGCAACTCACAGAAGCACTTGTTCCGCTGCTTCAAAAATCTGAAGCTGCAAGGATAGTCAATGTCTCTTCCGGATTAGGACAGCTAAGA AATATTGGAAATGAGAAGGCCAAGAAGGAGCTAGGAGATGCAGATAACCTCAACGAGGAGAAAGTGGACAAGCTAGTTGAGGAATTTCTGGAGGATGTGAAACAGGATTCGATAGAATCGAAAGGCTGGCCTCTAAGTATATCTGCCTACATTGTCTCAAAAGCAGCTCTGAATGCTTATACAAGACTCTTGGCAAAGAAGTATCCCCATATTGCCATAAACGCAGTTGGTCCAGGTTATACCAAAACAGACCTCAATAATAATTCCGGGATTCTCACAGTTGAAGAAGCTGCAGTAGGTCCTGTGAGGCTGGCTTTGATAGCCGAAACTAGAATTTCCGGCCTCTTCTTCAACAGAAATGAAGAGTCGACCTTTGATTAG
- the LOC101303522 gene encoding LOW QUALITY PROTEIN: salutaridine reductase-like (The sequence of the model RefSeq protein was modified relative to this genomic sequence to represent the inferred complete CDS: inserted 1 base in 1 codon; substituted 2 bases at 2 genomic stop codons) translates to MAETTSSSESKRIAVVTGANKGIGFEISRQLATNGVGVVVAARDVXRGTEAVEKLKASGFSDIFFHQLDVNXPTTIASLADFLKNXFGKLDILEFVNNAGVLGSTYLTDNVVILGSTSLKDVLLHTYETAECCLKTNYFGVKQLTEALLPLLQKSEAARIVNVSSALGQLKFVGNEKAKKELGDVDNLTVEKVDKLAEEFLEDVKQDLIESKGWPVNMSSYIVSKAALNAYTRILAKKYPKIATNAVSPGFTKTDINQNTGTNTIEEAAEGPVKLALIADTGISGLYFELTEESTFE, encoded by the exons ATGGCAGAAACAACCAGCAGTTCTGAGTCCAAGAG GATTGCAGTTGTTACTGGAGCTAACAAAGGGATTGGATTTGAGATTAGTAGGCAACTAGCTACTAATGGAGTTGGGGTGGTAGTGGCAGCAAGAGATGTGTAGAGAGGAACAGAAGCTGTAGAAAAACTTAAGGCTTCTGGTTTCTCTGATATATTCTTTCATCAGCTAGATGTGA ACCCAACTACCATAGCTTCTCTGGCAGATTTTCTCAAAAACTAGTTTGGAAAGCTTGACATATTGGAATTT GTTAACAATGCAGGAGTCCTTGGATCCACATACCTCACAGATAACGTCGTA ATTTTAGGTTCTACATCACTGAAAGATGTTTTACTGCACACATACGAGACGGCAGAGTGTTGCTTGAAAACAAACTATTTTGGAGTTAAGCAACTCACAGAAGCACTTCTTCCACTTCTTCAAAAATCAGAAGCAGCAAGAATAGTGAACGTCTCTTCAGCACTGGGACAGCTGAAG TTTGTTGGAAATGAGAAAGCCAAGAAGGAGCTTGGAGATGTCGATAACCTCACTGTGGAAAAGGTGGACAAGCTAGCTGAGGAATTTCTGGAGGATGTGAAGCAGGATTTGATAGAATCCAAAGGCTGGCCTGTAAACATGTCTTCTTACATTGTATCAAAAGCAGCTCTGAATGCTTATACAAGAATCTTGGCAAAGAAGTATCCCAAAATTGCTACCAACGCAGTAAGTCCTGGTTTTACAAAAACAGACATCAACCAAAATACTGGGACTAACACAATTGAAGAAGCTGCAGAAGGTCCTGTGAAGCTGGCTTTGATAGCTGACACTGGAATTTCTGGCCTCTACTTTGAACTGACTGAAGAGTCAACCTTTGAATGA